From Streptomyces fungicidicus, one genomic window encodes:
- a CDS encoding L,D-transpeptidase family protein, giving the protein MGDIRRRSAVVLGVTSLVAPLALALGATPAQAASCTSSTGPYQKKVEKFLGRPVDGKQSSADCKAIRAFQTKHGITPNIGYAGPVTWGVMDLMNKQKAVGKNPNKSGKCPTNKGRIACVNLTLQLSWIQDGKKLVYGPVPVRTGRNGYETRTGLKKVYWRNIDHVSTIYDVPMPYSQFFDGGQAFHSVGVSMWNPPGSHGCVNMTKTAAKKYWSLLKTGDDVYVYGRKPGT; this is encoded by the coding sequence ATGGGGGACATACGTAGACGGAGTGCCGTCGTCCTGGGGGTCACCTCGCTGGTGGCTCCGCTCGCACTCGCGCTCGGGGCGACCCCGGCGCAGGCGGCGAGCTGCACATCCTCGACGGGGCCGTACCAGAAGAAGGTGGAGAAGTTCCTCGGCCGTCCGGTCGACGGAAAGCAGTCCTCCGCCGACTGCAAGGCGATCCGCGCCTTCCAGACCAAGCACGGCATCACGCCGAACATCGGGTACGCCGGCCCCGTCACCTGGGGTGTGATGGACCTGATGAACAAGCAGAAGGCCGTGGGGAAGAACCCGAACAAGTCGGGCAAATGCCCGACGAACAAGGGTCGTATCGCCTGCGTGAACCTCACGCTCCAGCTCAGCTGGATCCAGGACGGGAAGAAGCTGGTCTACGGGCCCGTCCCGGTCCGCACCGGTCGCAACGGGTACGAGACCCGCACCGGCCTCAAGAAGGTCTACTGGCGCAACATCGACCACGTCTCGACGATCTACGACGTGCCGATGCCCTACAGCCAGTTCTTCGACGGCGGCCAGGCGTTCCACTCGGTGGGCGTCAGCATGTGGAACCCGCCCGGCTCGCACGGCTGCGTCAACATGACCAAGACCGCCGCCAAGAAGTACTGGTCGCTGCTGAAGACCGGCGACGACGTCTACGTGTACGGCCGCAAGCCGGGCACCTGA
- a CDS encoding SDR family NAD(P)-dependent oxidoreductase, translating to MTTDTRRFEGYGVLITGAARGIGAATALRFAREGARVLVADVDLDEAERTASALRGRGPGAEAFACDVTDRASVEAAVAHAVDAFGSLDVLVNNAAHCTADAPRFEDEPDDEWAADLDVTLTGAYRCCRAALPHLAASGRGAVVCVGSVNGLQDFGNHAYSAAKAGLGSLTRTLAGHAAPRGVRVNLVAPGTVRTRAWAGRDDDLEAAGRLYPLGRVGEPEDIAAGIAFLASRDASWITGTTLVVDGGITAVNTGFRQALRAEGSCEPSA from the coding sequence ATGACGACGGACACACGGCGCTTCGAGGGGTACGGGGTTCTCATCACCGGGGCGGCACGCGGCATCGGCGCGGCCACCGCCCTGCGCTTCGCGCGGGAGGGGGCGCGGGTCCTGGTGGCCGACGTGGACCTGGACGAGGCGGAGCGGACGGCGTCGGCGCTGCGGGGGCGGGGGCCCGGCGCCGAGGCCTTCGCCTGCGACGTGACCGACCGGGCCTCGGTCGAGGCGGCCGTGGCGCACGCCGTGGACGCCTTCGGTTCGCTCGACGTCCTGGTGAACAACGCGGCGCACTGCACCGCGGACGCGCCCCGCTTCGAGGACGAGCCGGACGACGAGTGGGCCGCCGACCTGGACGTCACCCTCACCGGCGCGTACCGCTGCTGCCGCGCCGCACTCCCGCACCTCGCCGCCTCCGGCCGGGGCGCCGTCGTGTGCGTCGGCTCGGTCAACGGCCTCCAGGACTTCGGCAACCACGCCTACAGCGCCGCCAAGGCCGGTCTGGGCTCCCTCACCCGCACCCTCGCCGGGCACGCGGCGCCGCGCGGGGTCCGGGTCAACCTGGTGGCGCCGGGGACCGTCCGCACACGCGCCTGGGCGGGGAGGGACGACGACCTCGAAGCGGCCGGGCGCCTCTACCCCCTGGGCCGGGTGGGCGAGCCCGAGGACATCGCGGCCGGGATCGCCTTCCTCGCCTCCCGCGACGCCTCCTGGATCACCGGCACCACCCTCGTCGTCGACGGCGGCATCACCGCGGTCAACACCGGGTTCCGGCAGGCGCTGCGCGCGGAGGGGTCGTGCGAGCCGTCCGCGTAA
- a CDS encoding SDR family oxidoreductase → MSEQLKERVALVAGATRGAGRGIAVELGAAGATVYVTGRSTRARRSEYDRPETIEDTADLVTEAGGRGIAVPADHLDPGQVKALVGRIADEQGRLDVLVNDIWGGETLFDWEAPVWEHDLDKGLRLLRLAVETHAITSHHALPLLLRNPGGLVVEVTDGTADYNRDNYRVSFFYDLAKSSVLRMAFALGHELGPRGATAVALTPGWMRSEIMLDHFGVREDNWRDALEKVPHFAISETPRYVGRAVAALAADPDAARFNGTSLSSGGLAREYGFTDLDGSRPDAWRYLVEVQDAGRPADVTGYR, encoded by the coding sequence ATGTCGGAGCAGTTGAAGGAAAGGGTCGCGCTGGTGGCCGGGGCGACCCGGGGAGCCGGGCGCGGCATCGCCGTGGAACTCGGAGCGGCGGGTGCGACCGTGTACGTCACGGGCCGCAGCACCCGCGCACGCCGCTCCGAGTACGACCGCCCCGAGACCATCGAGGACACCGCCGACCTGGTCACCGAGGCGGGCGGCCGGGGAATCGCGGTGCCGGCCGACCACCTCGATCCGGGGCAGGTGAAGGCGCTGGTCGGCCGGATCGCCGACGAACAGGGCCGCCTGGACGTCCTCGTCAACGACATCTGGGGCGGCGAGACCCTCTTCGACTGGGAGGCGCCCGTCTGGGAGCACGACCTGGACAAGGGACTGCGTCTGCTCCGCCTCGCGGTCGAGACGCACGCGATCACCAGCCACCACGCCCTTCCCCTGCTGCTGCGCAACCCCGGCGGACTCGTCGTCGAGGTCACCGACGGCACCGCCGACTACAACCGCGACAACTACCGCGTCTCCTTCTTCTACGACCTCGCCAAGTCCTCCGTGCTGCGCATGGCGTTCGCCCTCGGCCACGAACTCGGCCCGCGCGGCGCCACGGCCGTCGCCCTCACCCCGGGCTGGATGCGCTCGGAGATCATGCTCGACCACTTCGGCGTACGCGAGGACAACTGGCGCGACGCCCTCGAGAAGGTCCCCCACTTCGCCATCTCGGAGACCCCGCGCTATGTCGGACGGGCCGTCGCGGCGCTCGCCGCCGACCCCGACGCGGCCCGCTTCAACGGCACCTCCCTCTCCAGCGGCGGCCTGGCCCGGGAGTACGGCTTCACCGACCTCGACGGCAGCCGCCCCGACGCCTGGCGCTATCTCGTCGAGGTCCAGGACGCGGGCAGGCCGGCCGACGTGACCGGCTACCGCTGA
- a CDS encoding MBL fold metallo-hydrolase has product MTARIERLVTSGQFSLDGGTWDVDNNVWIVGDDHEAIVIDAAHDADAIAEAVGDRRLTAIVCTHAHNDHIDAAPALAERTGATIWLHPDDLPLWKQTHPDRDPDSWLVDGQVIETAGADLTVLHTPGHAPGAVCLYDPGLATVFTGDTLFQGGPGATGRSFSHFPTIIDSIRDRLLALPPETKVLTGHGDPTTIGAEAPHLEEWIARGH; this is encoded by the coding sequence ATGACCGCCCGCATCGAACGACTCGTCACCTCCGGGCAGTTCAGCCTCGACGGCGGCACCTGGGACGTCGACAACAACGTGTGGATCGTCGGCGACGACCACGAGGCGATCGTCATCGACGCCGCCCATGACGCCGACGCCATCGCCGAGGCGGTGGGGGACCGGCGCCTTACGGCGATCGTGTGCACCCACGCCCACAACGACCACATCGACGCCGCCCCCGCCCTCGCCGAGCGCACCGGCGCCACCATCTGGCTGCACCCCGACGACCTGCCGCTGTGGAAGCAGACCCACCCGGACCGCGACCCCGACTCCTGGCTGGTCGACGGCCAGGTGATCGAGACCGCCGGCGCCGACCTCACGGTGCTGCACACCCCCGGGCACGCGCCGGGCGCGGTCTGCCTGTACGACCCGGGGCTGGCGACCGTGTTCACCGGCGACACCCTCTTCCAGGGCGGTCCGGGCGCCACCGGCCGCTCCTTCTCCCACTTCCCGACGATCATCGACTCGATCCGGGACCGGCTGCTGGCCCTCCCGCCCGAGACCAAGGTCCTCACCGGTCACGGGGACCCCACCACCATCGGCGCGGAGGCCCCGCACCTGGAGGAATGGATCGCCCGGGGCCACTGA
- a CDS encoding S-(hydroxymethyl)mycothiol dehydrogenase: protein MAQEVRGVIAPGKDQPVRIETIVVPDPGPGEAVVRVQACGVCHTDLHYKQGGISDDFPFLLGHEAAGVVEAVGDGVTDVAPGDFVILNWRAVCGKCRACLRGRPWYCFDTHNAKQRMTLKDGTELSPALGIGAFAEKTLVAAGQCTKVDPAVSPQVAGLLGCGVMAGIGAAINTGEVGRGDSVAVIGCGGVGDAAIAGARLAGAARIIAVDIDDRKLETARSMGATHTVNSRGTDPVEAIRELTGGFGADVVIDAVGRPETYRQAFYARDLAGTVVLVGVPTPEMKLELPLLDVFGRGGSLKSSWYGDCLPSRDFPMLIDLHLQGRLDLGAFVTETIQLDEVEKAFERMHRGDVLRSVVVL, encoded by the coding sequence ATGGCGCAGGAAGTACGCGGCGTGATCGCCCCCGGCAAGGACCAGCCGGTGCGGATCGAGACGATCGTCGTGCCCGATCCCGGGCCCGGCGAGGCGGTCGTCCGCGTCCAGGCCTGCGGGGTGTGCCACACCGATCTGCACTACAAGCAGGGCGGCATCAGCGACGACTTCCCCTTCCTGCTCGGCCACGAGGCCGCGGGCGTCGTCGAGGCGGTCGGCGACGGCGTCACCGACGTGGCGCCCGGTGACTTCGTGATCCTCAACTGGCGTGCGGTGTGCGGGAAGTGCCGGGCATGTCTGCGCGGACGCCCCTGGTACTGCTTCGACACCCACAACGCGAAGCAGAGGATGACCCTCAAGGACGGCACCGAGCTGTCCCCGGCCCTGGGCATCGGCGCGTTCGCCGAGAAGACCCTGGTCGCGGCCGGTCAGTGCACCAAGGTCGACCCCGCGGTCTCCCCGCAGGTCGCCGGACTGCTCGGCTGCGGGGTGATGGCGGGCATCGGCGCCGCGATCAACACCGGCGAGGTCGGCCGGGGCGACTCGGTCGCCGTCATCGGCTGCGGCGGCGTCGGGGACGCCGCGATCGCCGGAGCCCGGCTGGCCGGCGCGGCGAGGATCATCGCCGTCGACATCGACGACCGCAAGCTCGAGACCGCGCGCTCCATGGGCGCCACCCACACCGTCAACTCCCGCGGGACCGACCCGGTCGAGGCCATCCGCGAACTCACCGGGGGCTTCGGCGCCGACGTCGTCATCGACGCCGTGGGCCGCCCCGAGACGTACCGGCAGGCCTTCTACGCCCGTGACCTGGCCGGCACGGTCGTCCTGGTCGGCGTGCCCACCCCGGAGATGAAGCTCGAACTGCCGCTGCTGGACGTCTTCGGCCGCGGCGGCTCCCTGAAGTCCTCCTGGTACGGCGACTGCCTGCCCTCCCGGGACTTCCCGATGCTGATCGACCTGCACCTCCAGGGCCGCCTGGACCTCGGCGCGTTCGTCACCGAGACCATCCAGCTCGACGAGGTGGAGAAGGCCTTCGAGCGGATGCACCGCGGCGACGTGCTGCGTTCGGTGGTGGTGCTGTGA
- a CDS encoding ABC transporter ATP-binding protein, producing the protein MSITTEETGPPAWRLLLGYVRPHRWALLGGALLSLMTGATGLMLPLVARDLIDDLADDRAITGALLLMSALVVANAVLGALGSYVLRRTAESVVLGARRSLSSYLLRLRITAVDRSEPGDLMARITSDTTLLREVTTDSLVGLGTGGLTLLATVTLMGFVDPVLLGVTLGVIALAGTVLGVIVPHINRASRQAQDAVGLMGASLERVLGALRTVKASGAEPREERALHDAAQESWRQSVRAAKWSAAAGNTAGLAMQIAFITVLAVGGARVATDAIDVGTLVAFLLFVFYLMSPIQQVVGALTQYQTGSAALARIQEALRLPAEPADGPAALPTPGAAPAALAFEDVRFRYADDLPYVHHGVTFTVPAQGMTAFVGPSGAGKTTVFSLIERFYDPGSGVITLDGRDLADWELSRLRASIGYVEQDAPVLSGSLRDNLLLGNPEADDGTLTRVLKTTRLDGVVARLPDGLDTLVGHRGTKLSGGERQRVAIARALLRRPRLLLLDEATSQLDAVNEAALRDTVADVARTTTVLVVAHRLSTVTAADRIVVMDAGRVRAVGTHRELVTADPLYAELAATQFLATAE; encoded by the coding sequence GTGAGCATCACGACCGAGGAAACCGGACCACCCGCGTGGCGGCTGCTTCTGGGGTACGTCCGGCCGCACCGGTGGGCCCTGCTGGGCGGCGCCCTGCTGTCGCTGATGACCGGGGCGACGGGGCTGATGCTGCCGCTGGTGGCGCGGGACCTGATCGACGACCTCGCGGACGACCGGGCGATCACCGGCGCGCTGCTGCTGATGTCGGCGCTCGTCGTCGCCAACGCCGTCCTCGGGGCGCTGGGTTCGTACGTGCTGAGGCGCACCGCCGAGTCGGTGGTGCTCGGGGCGCGGCGCTCGCTGTCGTCGTACCTGCTGCGGCTGCGGATCACCGCCGTGGACCGCAGTGAGCCGGGTGACCTGATGGCCCGCATCACCTCCGACACCACCCTGCTGCGCGAGGTGACCACGGACTCGCTGGTGGGTCTCGGCACGGGCGGTCTGACGCTCCTGGCGACCGTGACGCTGATGGGCTTCGTGGACCCGGTGCTGCTGGGGGTCACGCTGGGCGTGATCGCGCTCGCGGGCACGGTGCTCGGCGTGATCGTGCCGCACATCAACCGGGCCTCCCGGCAGGCGCAGGACGCGGTGGGACTGATGGGCGCCTCGCTGGAGCGGGTGCTCGGCGCGCTGCGCACGGTGAAGGCGTCCGGCGCCGAGCCGCGGGAGGAGCGGGCGCTGCACGACGCCGCGCAGGAGTCCTGGCGGCAGAGCGTGCGGGCCGCCAAGTGGTCGGCCGCGGCGGGCAACACGGCCGGGCTGGCGATGCAGATCGCGTTCATCACCGTGCTCGCGGTGGGGGGCGCGCGGGTGGCGACGGACGCCATCGACGTCGGGACGCTGGTGGCGTTCCTGCTGTTCGTCTTCTATCTGATGTCGCCGATCCAGCAGGTCGTCGGCGCGCTCACGCAGTACCAGACGGGCAGCGCCGCGCTCGCGCGTATCCAGGAGGCGCTGCGGCTGCCCGCCGAGCCCGCGGACGGGCCCGCCGCGCTGCCCACGCCCGGCGCGGCGCCCGCCGCGCTGGCCTTCGAGGACGTCCGCTTCCGGTACGCCGACGACCTGCCGTACGTCCACCACGGAGTGACGTTCACCGTGCCCGCCCAGGGCATGACGGCGTTCGTCGGCCCGTCCGGCGCGGGCAAGACCACCGTGTTCTCGCTGATCGAGCGGTTCTACGACCCCGGCTCCGGCGTGATCACGCTCGACGGGCGCGATCTGGCCGACTGGGAGCTGTCGCGGCTGCGGGCGTCGATCGGGTACGTGGAGCAGGACGCGCCGGTGCTGTCGGGCTCGCTGCGGGACAACCTGCTGCTGGGCAACCCCGAGGCGGACGACGGCACCCTGACGCGGGTGCTGAAGACGACCCGGCTCGACGGGGTGGTGGCACGGCTGCCGGACGGGCTCGACACCCTGGTCGGGCATCGCGGCACCAAGCTGTCCGGCGGTGAGCGGCAGCGGGTCGCGATAGCCCGCGCCCTGCTGCGCCGGCCGCGGCTGCTGCTGCTCGACGAGGCCACCTCGCAGCTGGACGCGGTCAACGAGGCGGCGCTGCGCGACACGGTCGCCGACGTGGCCCGTACGACGACGGTCCTGGTGGTCGCGCACCGGCTGTCCACGGTGACGGCGGCCGACCGGATCGTGGTGATGGACGCGGGCCGGGTCCGGGCCGTGGGCACGCACCGGGAGCTGGTGACCGCCGATCCGCTGTACGCGGAGCTGGCGGCCACCCAGTTCCTGGCGACCGCCGAGTGA
- a CDS encoding nuclear transport factor 2 family protein, with the protein MTAAARPVFGTDTLRRGIEADTSANLVSLYADDAEVRLVDRNAQPSHPKVLHGRDEIAAVLDDVYSRDMTHKLEACVVQGDHAAYCESCQYPDGVRVLSESMLTLRDGKITGQVMIQAWDE; encoded by the coding sequence ATGACAGCCGCTGCACGCCCCGTCTTCGGCACCGACACACTGCGCCGGGGCATCGAGGCGGACACATCGGCGAATCTGGTGTCGCTGTACGCGGACGACGCGGAAGTGCGCCTCGTGGACCGCAACGCCCAGCCCAGCCATCCCAAGGTCCTGCACGGCCGGGACGAGATCGCCGCCGTGCTGGACGACGTGTACAGCCGAGACATGACGCACAAGCTGGAGGCGTGCGTGGTCCAGGGCGACCACGCCGCCTACTGCGAGAGCTGCCAGTACCCGGACGGGGTGCGGGTGCTCTCGGAGTCGATGCTCACCCTGCGGGACGGGAAGATCACCGGTCAGGTGATGATCCAGGCCTGGGACGAGTAG
- a CDS encoding CU044_5270 family protein has protein sequence MQVERRGLAADPRQDSTPVPLERLAERAATAAGAEDAPAARRGTHVRSWSLGMSDSEPPVTLPQERIVRWTPDGRHTELVVATDPRHQARPVLTDEGGEQRLVGDGRVIGRRTFPPSWSDAPPAAHPPHDPTRLRAYLAETAYDPLRTTPELLDAAAQLLDNWTLGARESAALTRLLADADGLRPTGRVTDRLGRPGQAYVYDGAPGIRHMLILDPSDGAVLGLEETFTADQPEYGVRAGEVMQYRAWIR, from the coding sequence GTGCAGGTCGAACGCCGGGGACTCGCTGCGGATCCGCGGCAAGATTCCACGCCCGTCCCCCTGGAGCGGCTCGCCGAGCGGGCCGCCACCGCCGCCGGGGCCGAGGACGCCCCCGCGGCGCGCAGGGGGACGCACGTGCGGTCGTGGAGCCTGGGCATGAGCGACAGCGAGCCGCCGGTCACCCTGCCCCAGGAGCGGATCGTGCGCTGGACCCCCGACGGCCGGCACACCGAACTCGTCGTGGCCACCGACCCCCGTCATCAGGCCCGCCCCGTCCTCACCGACGAAGGCGGTGAGCAGCGACTCGTCGGCGACGGGCGGGTGATCGGCCGGCGGACCTTCCCGCCGAGCTGGAGCGACGCCCCGCCCGCCGCACACCCGCCCCACGACCCCACCCGGCTGCGCGCCTACCTCGCCGAAACGGCGTACGACCCGCTGCGGACGACCCCCGAACTGCTGGACGCCGCCGCTCAGCTGCTGGACAACTGGACGCTCGGCGCACGCGAGTCGGCCGCGCTCACCCGGCTCCTGGCGGACGCCGACGGACTGCGCCCCACGGGCCGGGTCACGGACCGGCTGGGCCGGCCCGGCCAGGCCTACGTGTACGACGGCGCCCCGGGAATCCGCCACATGCTGATCCTCGACCCGTCCGACGGCGCCGTCCTCGGCCTGGAGGAGACCTTCACCGCCGATCAGCCCGAGTACGGTGTGCGGGCAGGCGAGGTGATGCAGTACCGGGCCTGGATCCGCTGA
- a CDS encoding YncE family protein: protein MPVRRTRHLCAIAAALVLTVTAPAVAGAAEDAPSPRPASALREVLFVGNNWDGTADVIESGGDLARIGRIDVIPDRDERMAEINADPIRWIYFMAIRSGVGEGHDQFVDDMYSTPDGASVVVSRPSFADVVSLDLATGRVNWRFPVSGYRSDHMAVSPDGKRVAVSASTSNTVHVLDIVTGEELGSFKTGDKPHENVFSRDGKHIWNMAIGDVNTALDAPWLDWTKGDRRITVVDATTFKQVKVIDMRDRLDAIGLKDHSDAVRPAAFSPDETKLYFQVSFFNGFFEYDVATDRITRTKTLPKNAATSDDRTTWVNDSRHHGITMKPDGTKLCVAGTMDDYATVVDRATLQQGPLVAVSKPYWATVSGDGKSCVVSESGADRVTAIDFATGEKTVSVPVGDHPQRVRLGQVEAGWSGTSGN from the coding sequence ATGCCGGTCCGCAGAACCAGGCACCTGTGCGCCATAGCCGCCGCGCTCGTCCTCACCGTCACGGCGCCCGCCGTCGCCGGCGCCGCCGAGGACGCACCGTCCCCGCGCCCTGCCTCCGCCCTGCGGGAGGTGCTTTTCGTGGGCAACAACTGGGACGGCACCGCCGATGTCATCGAGTCCGGCGGTGACCTGGCGAGGATCGGCCGGATCGACGTCATCCCCGACAGGGACGAGCGGATGGCCGAGATCAACGCCGACCCGATCCGCTGGATCTACTTCATGGCCATCCGCAGCGGCGTCGGCGAGGGCCACGACCAGTTCGTCGACGACATGTACTCCACCCCGGACGGCGCCTCGGTGGTCGTCTCCCGGCCCAGCTTCGCCGACGTGGTCTCCCTCGACCTCGCCACCGGACGGGTCAACTGGCGTTTCCCCGTCTCCGGTTACCGCTCCGACCACATGGCCGTCTCCCCCGACGGCAAGCGGGTCGCCGTGTCGGCCTCGACCTCCAACACGGTGCACGTCCTGGACATCGTCACCGGTGAGGAACTGGGCTCGTTCAAGACCGGCGACAAGCCGCACGAGAACGTCTTCAGCCGCGACGGCAAGCACATCTGGAACATGGCCATCGGCGACGTGAACACCGCGCTCGACGCGCCCTGGCTGGACTGGACGAAGGGCGACCGCCGCATCACGGTGGTCGACGCGACCACGTTCAAGCAGGTCAAGGTGATCGACATGCGGGACCGGCTCGACGCCATCGGTCTGAAGGACCACTCGGACGCGGTGCGCCCGGCCGCGTTCTCCCCGGACGAGACGAAGCTGTACTTCCAGGTGTCGTTCTTCAACGGCTTCTTCGAGTACGACGTCGCCACCGACCGGATCACCCGCACCAAGACCCTGCCGAAGAACGCGGCCACCAGCGACGACCGCACCACCTGGGTCAACGACTCCCGCCACCACGGCATCACCATGAAGCCCGACGGCACCAAGCTGTGCGTGGCGGGCACCATGGACGACTATGCGACCGTCGTCGACCGGGCGACCCTGCAGCAGGGCCCGCTCGTCGCCGTGTCCAAGCCGTACTGGGCGACCGTCAGCGGCGACGGGAAGTCCTGCGTGGTCTCCGAGAGCGGCGCCGACCGGGTCACCGCCATCGACTTCGCCACCGGCGAGAAGACCGTGTCCGTACCGGTCGGGGACCACCCGCAGCGGGTCCGCCTCGGCCAGGTGGAGGCCGGCTGGTCGGGCACGTCCGGGAACTGA
- a CDS encoding multicopper oxidase family protein yields the protein MSDQPAPHGPTTDPYRTGSPRTARPGTAPTRRRLLGLGAALGLVATGGAHAAAALTHRPSGTGRQLRSAVPLPEPYTVPLPVPPVLAPSGTSRGADRYEITQRRVTAEILPGVPTELWTYNGTYPGPTVESRRGRPVTVLHRNELPVPTVVHLHGGRTPAGSDGYPTDLVLPDGWAVHDGAHMPSDPRAVTSRVTREYTYPLDQRAALLWYHDHRMDFTAPAIWRGLTGMHLVRDAAEDALDLPRGERELALTIADRAFAADGSLAYPSLDPELRERPGVTAAYAAGVLGDVIVVNGAPWPAHEVDAVRHRLRLLNASNARHYRLEAVTDDGRRLDLVQVGADQGLLAAPVTHTALPLAPSERYDVVVDFAGLPPGSRVRLRNRLGAGRTRDVMAFRVARRAYDHSRIPEELCDDLPVWRRSQATAVREFAFRAGHTAQGRGWFVNGRPFDPARTDVRVRLGAVEVWRFTADVHHPVHLHQTRFRVLTRGGRAPLPHDAGLKDTVSLRPGETVEVITCFDGRRGRYLFHCHNAEHEDMGMMANLEIV from the coding sequence ATGTCTGACCAGCCGGCCCCGCACGGGCCGACCACCGACCCGTACCGCACCGGGTCCCCCCGGACCGCCCGCCCGGGCACGGCGCCGACGCGCCGCCGGCTCCTCGGACTCGGCGCCGCGCTCGGACTGGTCGCGACGGGCGGCGCCCACGCCGCCGCCGCGCTCACGCACCGCCCGTCCGGCACCGGCAGACAGCTGCGCAGCGCCGTGCCGCTGCCCGAGCCGTACACCGTGCCCCTGCCGGTCCCGCCCGTCCTGGCCCCGTCCGGCACCTCGCGGGGCGCCGACCGCTACGAGATCACCCAGCGCCGGGTGACCGCGGAGATCCTGCCGGGGGTGCCCACTGAGCTGTGGACCTACAACGGCACCTACCCCGGCCCCACCGTCGAGTCCCGCCGCGGCCGGCCGGTCACCGTGCTGCACCGCAACGAACTGCCCGTGCCGACGGTGGTGCACCTGCACGGCGGACGAACCCCGGCCGGGTCCGACGGCTACCCCACCGACCTCGTCCTCCCGGACGGATGGGCCGTCCACGACGGCGCGCACATGCCGAGCGACCCGCGCGCCGTGACGAGCCGGGTGACACGGGAGTACACGTACCCGCTCGACCAGCGCGCCGCGCTGCTCTGGTACCACGATCACCGGATGGACTTCACCGCCCCGGCGATCTGGCGGGGCCTGACCGGCATGCACCTCGTCCGCGACGCGGCCGAGGACGCCCTGGACCTGCCCCGCGGCGAACGGGAGCTGGCCCTGACGATCGCCGACCGGGCGTTCGCCGCCGACGGATCCCTGGCCTATCCGTCCCTCGACCCGGAACTGCGCGAACGGCCCGGGGTGACCGCCGCCTACGCGGCCGGCGTGCTGGGCGACGTGATCGTGGTCAACGGGGCGCCGTGGCCCGCCCACGAGGTCGACGCCGTACGCCACCGGCTGCGGCTGCTCAACGCGTCCAACGCCCGGCACTACCGGCTCGAGGCCGTCACGGACGACGGACGACGGCTCGACCTGGTCCAGGTCGGCGCCGACCAGGGGCTGCTCGCCGCCCCCGTCACCCACACCGCCCTGCCCCTCGCGCCCTCGGAGCGGTACGACGTCGTCGTCGACTTCGCGGGCCTGCCGCCCGGCAGCCGGGTGCGTCTGCGCAACCGGCTCGGCGCCGGACGCACCCGCGACGTCATGGCCTTCCGCGTCGCCCGCAGGGCGTACGACCACAGCCGGATCCCCGAGGAGCTCTGTGACGACCTGCCCGTCTGGCGGCGCTCCCAGGCGACCGCGGTCCGCGAGTTCGCCTTCCGCGCGGGACACACGGCGCAGGGGCGCGGCTGGTTCGTCAACGGGCGGCCGTTCGACCCGGCGCGCACCGACGTCCGGGTCCGGCTCGGCGCCGTCGAGGTGTGGCGCTTCACCGCCGACGTCCACCATCCGGTCCACCTCCACCAGACGCGGTTCCGGGTGCTCACCCGGGGCGGACGCGCGCCGCTGCCGCACGACGCCGGCCTCAAGGACACCGTGTCGCTGCGGCCGGGGGAGACGGTCGAGGTCATCACCTGCTTCGACGGGCGCCGGGGCCGCTACCTCTTCCACTGCCACAACGCCGAGCACGAGGACATGGGCATGATGGCCAACCTCGAGATCGTCTGA
- a CDS encoding metallophosphoesterase family protein has protein sequence MRLLLMSDTHLPRRAKRLPAPLLDELPCSDVVLHAGDWVDTATLDLLESRSRRLVGVYGNNDGPDLRARLPEIAYADLGGLRFGVIHETGPARGRDIRCAARFPGLDVLVFGHSHIPWDTTAPTGLRLLNPGSPTDRRRQPHCTYMTAVVTGGRLTEVELHRLPRR, from the coding sequence GTGCGACTCCTGCTGATGTCCGACACCCACCTGCCCCGGCGCGCGAAGCGGCTGCCGGCACCGCTGCTGGACGAACTTCCCTGCTCCGACGTGGTGTTGCACGCGGGTGACTGGGTCGACACCGCCACCCTCGACCTGCTGGAGAGCCGCAGCCGCAGACTGGTCGGCGTGTACGGCAACAACGACGGACCCGACCTGCGCGCCCGGCTGCCGGAGATCGCGTACGCCGATCTCGGCGGGCTGCGTTTCGGCGTGATCCACGAGACGGGCCCGGCGCGGGGCCGCGACATCCGGTGCGCCGCCCGCTTCCCCGGGCTTGACGTGCTGGTGTTCGGACACAGCCACATCCCGTGGGACACCACCGCTCCCACGGGACTTCGCCTGCTCAATCCGGGCTCGCCGACGGACCGCCGCAGGCAGCCCCACTGCACCTATATGACCGCCGTGGTCACCGGAGGCCGGCTCACGGAGGTGGAACTCCACCGGCTTCCCCGGCGCTGA